A single Lolium perenne isolate Kyuss_39 chromosome 6, Kyuss_2.0, whole genome shotgun sequence DNA region contains:
- the LOC127308005 gene encoding uncharacterized protein isoform X4, with product MRAQRRRPPPSPSPGHSGSSAAIRRLPGPPMPCRFCPHLCLEFVFCSRWLVSWWSAFCLCEEAASANDCGKDYPCKMTMCVYLLFSIASRSCCCRWEKHRLALLSPQACLDFFIHGLHRSKSARGVAKEIAVKSCNALLLKVNHSVLEAVRISILVGCGVMTSHRRYSGLVSQSLLWKIVKPMKVCMGIRGSAGFYQRTYAK from the exons ATGCGGGCGcagcgccgccgtccgccgccgtcgccgtcgcccggACACAGCGGGAGCAGCGCCGCCATCCGCCGCCTCCCTGGGCCACCGATGCCCTGCCGCTTCTGTCCTCACCTCTGCCTCGAGTTCGTCTTCTGTTCACGGTGGCTCGTGTCATGGTGGTCCGCG TTTTGTTTGTGTGAAGAAGCTGCTTCTGCAAATGACTGTGGCAAAGACTACCCATGCAAGATGACCATGTGTGTGTATCTTttattcag CATTGCCTCACGCTCATGCTGTTGTCGTTGGGAGAAGCATCGCCTCGCGTTGTTGAGCCCGCAGGCATGCCTAGATTTCTTCATTCATGGCTTGCATCGGTCCAAAAGTGCTAG AGGGGTTGCAAAGGAGATTGCGGTGAAGTCCTGCAATGCTCTTCTCCTCAAGGTT AACCACAGTGTACTTGAGGCTGTGAGAATATCAATACTGGTTGGCTGTGGTGTGATGACCAGTCACCGGAG GTACTCTGGCTTGGTAAGCCAATCCTTATTGTGGAAGATTGTGAAACCCATGAAAGTATGCATGGGTATCCGAGGATCGGCTGGGTTTTACCAGCGTACCTATGCAAAGTGA
- the LOC127308006 gene encoding succinate-semialdehyde dehydrogenase, mitochondrial, translating into MSMTMRRAAALGARHILASSAASSRLTSRRHMGSVNAAAAMEKIRAAGLLRTQGLIGGKWVDAYDGKTLEVQNPATGEVLANVACMGNRETSDAIASANTTFYSWSKLTASERSKALRKWHDLLISHKEELALLMTLEQGKPMKEALGEVNYGASFIEYFAEEAKRVYGDIIPPTLADRRILVLKQPIGVVGAITPWNFPLAMITRKVGPALACGCTVVVKPSEFTPLTALAAADLALQAGIPAGALNVVMGNAPEIGDALTQSTQVRKITFTGSTAVGKKLLAGSANTVKKVSLELGGNAPCIVFDDADIEVAVKGSLAAKFRNSGQTCVCANRILVQEGIYEKFASAFVKAVQSLQVGNGLEESTSQGPLINEASVQKVEKFLDDATSKGANIILGGKRHSLGMSFYEPTVVGNVSSDMLLFREEVFGPVAPLIPFKTEEEAIQLANDTNAGLAAYMFTKSIPRSWRVSEALEYGLVGVNEGLISTEVAPFGGVKQSGLGREGSKYGMDDYLEIKYVCMGNLS; encoded by the exons ATGTCGATGACGATGCGACGCGCGGCGGCGCTCGGCGCCCGCCACATCCTCGCCTCCTCGGCGGCCTCCTCGCGCCTCACCAGCCGCCGCCAC ATGGGCAGCGTGAACGCGGCCGCGGCGATGGAGAAGATCCGGGCGGCGGGGCTGCTCAGGACGCAAGGCCTCATCGGCGGCAAGTGGGTTGACGCCTACGACGGGAAGACCCTCGAG GTGCAAAATCCAGCAACTGGCGAGGTCCTTGCTAATGTTGCCTGCATGGGCAACAGAGAAACATCCGATGCAATAGCTTCCGCGAACACTACATTTTACT CTTGGAGCAAACTCACTGCGAGTGAAAGGAGCAAGGCACTAAGAAAATG GCATGATCTACTTAtttcacacaaggaagaacttgcACTTCTCATGACACTGGAGCAGGGGAAGCCTATGAAAGAAGCCCTTGGGGAG GTAAATTATGGTGCAAGTTTCATAGAATATTTTGCCGAGGAAGCAAAACGTGTATATGGTGATATTATTCCACCTACCCTGGCTGACCGCAGAATATTGGTTCTGAAGCAG CCTATTGGGGTAGTTGGAGCTATTACACCATGGAATTTTCCTTTAGCGATGATAACCAGAAAG GTTGGACCAGCATTGGCTTGTGGATGCACTGTTGTTGTCAAGCCGTCAGAGTTCACACCTCTGACAGCATTAGCTGCAGCAGACCTTGCTCTTCAAGCTGGAATACCTGCT GGTGCGCTGAATGTTGTGATGGGTAATGCTCCTGAGATAGGTGATGCACTAACACAGAGTACACAG GTCAGAAAGATTACATTCACGGGATCAACAGCTGTAGGTAAAAAACTCTTGGCTGGATCAGCAAATACTGTGAAAAAG GTTTCTTTGGAGCTTGGTGGGAATGCACCTTGCATTGTTTTCGATGATGCAGATATTGAGGTTGCTGTTAAAGGCAGT CTTGCTGCCAAGTTTCGTAACAGTGGACAGACATGTGTATGTGCAAACAGGATACTGGTGCAGGAAG GTATCTACGAAAAATTTGCAAGTGCATTTGTCAAGGCTGTTCAGAGTCTGCAGGTTGGTAATGGGCTAGAAGAGAGTACATCACAG GGTCCACTAATCAATGAAGCTTCTGTTCAAAAG GTAGAGAAGTTCCTAGATGATGCTACATCAAAG GGAGCCAATATCATACTCGGTGGTAAAAGGCACAGCCTTGGGATGTCATTTTATGAGCCAACTGTGGTAGGGAACGTCAGCAGTGATATGCTTCTTTTCAG GGAAGAAGTTTTTGGTCCAGTTGCACCACTTATACCATTCAAAACCGAGGAAGAAGCAATCCAGTTAGCCAATGACACGAATGCAG GGTTAGCCGCATACATGTTTACAAAGAGCATACCTCGGTCATGGCGTGTTTCCGAAGCTCTTGAGTACGGGCTTGTTGGTGTGAACGAGGGATTGATTTCAACAGAG GTAGCACCATTTGGCGGGGTTAAGCAATCTGGCCTTGGGCGAGAGGGGTCAAAATATGGCATGGATGACTACCTGGAG ATCAAGTATGTATGCATGGGCAACCTGAGTTGA
- the LOC127308007 gene encoding myb family transcription factor IPN2 isoform X1: protein MFSSKKATSSSSAGAVAVQGSNVNERGGICVQGDSGLVLTTDPKPRLRWTVELHERFVDAVAQLGGPDKATPKTIMRVMGVKGLTLYHLKSHLQKFRLGKQPHKDFNDHAVKDAAAAMEMHRNAASSSGMMGRSMNDRNVHMNEAIRMQMEVQRRLHEQLEVINQPRIKVQKHLQMRIEAQGKYMQSILEKAYQSLSSGDVAVNPAGGYKSLGSHGGVLDVCSIKDISTASMGFPSLQDLHLYGGGHLDLQQQHAPMESFFSCSDGGGGLGSLGKKRSGQYAGGKSPMLWGDDDDEDEKGDQLLQMAPPMMDDMDSIAGVYDAKSMMTMSGDSAGSRGYDGSAGSKLERPSPRRLHMGGQSPSVIYG from the exons ATGTTCTCTTCCAAGAAGGCCACTAGCAGCAGCAGCGCTGGAGCGGTGGCCGTGCAGGGCTCCAACGTGAACGAGAGAGGGGGCATCTGCGTGCAGGGTGATTCAGGCCTCGTTCTCACCACCGACCCCAAGCCCCGCCTCCGGTGGACCGTCGAGCTCCACGAGCGCTTCGTCGACGCCGTCGCCCAGCTCGGAGGCCCCGACA AGGCGACACCCAAGACTATTATGAGGGTCATGGGAGTCAAGGGGCTCACTCTTTACCACCTCAAGAGCCACCTTCAG AAATTCAGGTTGGGGAAGCAGCCACACAAGGACTTCAACGATCATGCTGTTAAGGATG CTGCAGCAGCAATGGAGATGCATAGAAACGCGGCCTCTTCTTCAGGCATGATGGGTAGAAGCATGAACGA CCGCAACGTGCACATGAACGAGGCCATCAGAATGCAAATGGAGGTGCAAAGAAGGCTGCATGAGCAACTAGAGGTGATTAATCAACCAAGAATCAAA GTGCAGAAGCACCTCCAAATGAGGATTGAAGCCCAGGGAAAGTACATGCAGTCCATCCTGGAGAAAGCATACCAGAGCCTCTCGTCCGGCGACGTCGCGGTGAACCCTGCCGGAGGGTACAAATCCCTAGGCAGCCACGGTGGTGTCCTCGACGTGTGCTCCATCAAGGACATTAGCACAGCTTCCATGGGCTTCCCGTCTCTGCAGGACCTGCACCTCTACGGAGGCGGGCACCTAGACCTGCAGCAGCAGCATGCGCCAATGGAGAGCTTCTTCTCGtgcagcgatggcggtggcggCCTTGGGTCGTTGGGGAAGAAAAGGTCCGGCCAGTATGCCGGCGGGAAGAGCCCCATGCTGTGgggcgacgatgacgacgaggatGAAAAGGGCGACCAGCTCCTCCAGATGGCGCCGCCGATGATGGACGACATGGACTCCATCGCCGGCGTGTACGACGCAAAGTCGATGATGACCATGTCCGGCGACTCGGCAGGAAGCAGGGGCTACGACGGCAGTGCGGGGTCTAAGCTTGAGAGGCCGTCGCCGCGGCGGCTGCACATGGGAGGCCAGAGCCCGTCGGTGATATACGGGTAA
- the LOC127308005 gene encoding uncharacterized protein isoform X2: protein MRAQRRRPPPSPSPGHSGSSAAIRRLPGPPMPCRFCPHLCLEFVFCSRWLVSWWSAFCLCEEAASANDCGKDYPCKMTMCVYLLFSIASRSCCCRWEKHRLALLSPQACLDFFIHGLHRSKSARGVAKEIAVKSCNALLLKVLWLGKPILIVEDCETHESMHGYPRIGWVLPAYLCKVNFTIFIKLDTSRIYNMCPTLAPSFMHETGHLFRRFYFYIA from the exons ATGCGGGCGcagcgccgccgtccgccgccgtcgccgtcgcccggACACAGCGGGAGCAGCGCCGCCATCCGCCGCCTCCCTGGGCCACCGATGCCCTGCCGCTTCTGTCCTCACCTCTGCCTCGAGTTCGTCTTCTGTTCACGGTGGCTCGTGTCATGGTGGTCCGCG TTTTGTTTGTGTGAAGAAGCTGCTTCTGCAAATGACTGTGGCAAAGACTACCCATGCAAGATGACCATGTGTGTGTATCTTttattcag CATTGCCTCACGCTCATGCTGTTGTCGTTGGGAGAAGCATCGCCTCGCGTTGTTGAGCCCGCAGGCATGCCTAGATTTCTTCATTCATGGCTTGCATCGGTCCAAAAGTGCTAG AGGGGTTGCAAAGGAGATTGCGGTGAAGTCCTGCAATGCTCTTCTCCTCAAG GTACTCTGGCTTGGTAAGCCAATCCTTATTGTGGAAGATTGTGAAACCCATGAAAGTATGCATGGGTATCCGAGGATCGGCTGGGTTTTACCAGCGTACCTATGCAAAGTGAatttcaccatcttcatcaagCTGGATACATCAAGGATCTACAATATGTGTCCAACACTTGCTCCCAGTTTT ATGCACGAGACAGGACATTTATTTCGACGGTTCTATTTTTACATTGCCTAG
- the LOC127308007 gene encoding myb family transcription factor IPN2 isoform X2 codes for MFSSKKATSSSSAGAVAVQGSNVNERGGICVQGDSGLVLTTDPKPRLRWTVELHERFVDAVAQLGGPDKATPKTIMRVMGVKGLTLYHLKSHLQKFRLGKQPHKDFNDHAVKDAAAAMEMHRNAASSSGMMGRSMNDRNVHMNEAIRMQMEVQRRLHEQLEVQKHLQMRIEAQGKYMQSILEKAYQSLSSGDVAVNPAGGYKSLGSHGGVLDVCSIKDISTASMGFPSLQDLHLYGGGHLDLQQQHAPMESFFSCSDGGGGLGSLGKKRSGQYAGGKSPMLWGDDDDEDEKGDQLLQMAPPMMDDMDSIAGVYDAKSMMTMSGDSAGSRGYDGSAGSKLERPSPRRLHMGGQSPSVIYG; via the exons ATGTTCTCTTCCAAGAAGGCCACTAGCAGCAGCAGCGCTGGAGCGGTGGCCGTGCAGGGCTCCAACGTGAACGAGAGAGGGGGCATCTGCGTGCAGGGTGATTCAGGCCTCGTTCTCACCACCGACCCCAAGCCCCGCCTCCGGTGGACCGTCGAGCTCCACGAGCGCTTCGTCGACGCCGTCGCCCAGCTCGGAGGCCCCGACA AGGCGACACCCAAGACTATTATGAGGGTCATGGGAGTCAAGGGGCTCACTCTTTACCACCTCAAGAGCCACCTTCAG AAATTCAGGTTGGGGAAGCAGCCACACAAGGACTTCAACGATCATGCTGTTAAGGATG CTGCAGCAGCAATGGAGATGCATAGAAACGCGGCCTCTTCTTCAGGCATGATGGGTAGAAGCATGAACGA CCGCAACGTGCACATGAACGAGGCCATCAGAATGCAAATGGAGGTGCAAAGAAGGCTGCATGAGCAACTAGAG GTGCAGAAGCACCTCCAAATGAGGATTGAAGCCCAGGGAAAGTACATGCAGTCCATCCTGGAGAAAGCATACCAGAGCCTCTCGTCCGGCGACGTCGCGGTGAACCCTGCCGGAGGGTACAAATCCCTAGGCAGCCACGGTGGTGTCCTCGACGTGTGCTCCATCAAGGACATTAGCACAGCTTCCATGGGCTTCCCGTCTCTGCAGGACCTGCACCTCTACGGAGGCGGGCACCTAGACCTGCAGCAGCAGCATGCGCCAATGGAGAGCTTCTTCTCGtgcagcgatggcggtggcggCCTTGGGTCGTTGGGGAAGAAAAGGTCCGGCCAGTATGCCGGCGGGAAGAGCCCCATGCTGTGgggcgacgatgacgacgaggatGAAAAGGGCGACCAGCTCCTCCAGATGGCGCCGCCGATGATGGACGACATGGACTCCATCGCCGGCGTGTACGACGCAAAGTCGATGATGACCATGTCCGGCGACTCGGCAGGAAGCAGGGGCTACGACGGCAGTGCGGGGTCTAAGCTTGAGAGGCCGTCGCCGCGGCGGCTGCACATGGGAGGCCAGAGCCCGTCGGTGATATACGGGTAA
- the LOC127308005 gene encoding uncharacterized protein isoform X1 codes for MRAQRRRPPPSPSPGHSGSSAAIRRLPGPPMPCRFCPHLCLEFVFCSRWLVSWWSAFCLCEEAASANDCGKDYPCKMTMCVYLLFSIASRSCCCRWEKHRLALLSPQACLDFFIHGLHRSKSARGVAKEIAVKSCNALLLKVLWLGKPILIVEDCETHESMHGYPRIGWVLPAYLCKVNFTIFIKLDTSRIYNMCPTLAPSFDLIMSAMMLPLEYFDAFKLQIYFYGLIF; via the exons ATGCGGGCGcagcgccgccgtccgccgccgtcgccgtcgcccggACACAGCGGGAGCAGCGCCGCCATCCGCCGCCTCCCTGGGCCACCGATGCCCTGCCGCTTCTGTCCTCACCTCTGCCTCGAGTTCGTCTTCTGTTCACGGTGGCTCGTGTCATGGTGGTCCGCG TTTTGTTTGTGTGAAGAAGCTGCTTCTGCAAATGACTGTGGCAAAGACTACCCATGCAAGATGACCATGTGTGTGTATCTTttattcag CATTGCCTCACGCTCATGCTGTTGTCGTTGGGAGAAGCATCGCCTCGCGTTGTTGAGCCCGCAGGCATGCCTAGATTTCTTCATTCATGGCTTGCATCGGTCCAAAAGTGCTAG AGGGGTTGCAAAGGAGATTGCGGTGAAGTCCTGCAATGCTCTTCTCCTCAAG GTACTCTGGCTTGGTAAGCCAATCCTTATTGTGGAAGATTGTGAAACCCATGAAAGTATGCATGGGTATCCGAGGATCGGCTGGGTTTTACCAGCGTACCTATGCAAAGTGAatttcaccatcttcatcaagCTGGATACATCAAGGATCTACAATATGTGTCCAACACTTGCTCCCAGTTTT GATCTTATTATGTCTGCTATGATGTTGCCTCTGGAATATTTTGATGCTTTCAAGCTGCAAATATACTTTTATGGGCTTATCTTCTAA
- the LOC127308005 gene encoding uncharacterized protein isoform X5, translating into MRAQRRRPPPSPSPGHSGSSAAIRRLPGPPMPCRFCPHLCLEFVFCSRWLVSWWSAFCLCEEAASANDCGKDYPCKMTMCVYLLFRGVAKEIAVKSCNALLLKVLWLGKPILIVEDCETHESMHGYPRIGWVLPAYLCKVNFTIFIKLDTSRIYNMCPTLAPSFDLIMSAMMLPLEYFDAFKLQIYFYGLIF; encoded by the exons ATGCGGGCGcagcgccgccgtccgccgccgtcgccgtcgcccggACACAGCGGGAGCAGCGCCGCCATCCGCCGCCTCCCTGGGCCACCGATGCCCTGCCGCTTCTGTCCTCACCTCTGCCTCGAGTTCGTCTTCTGTTCACGGTGGCTCGTGTCATGGTGGTCCGCG TTTTGTTTGTGTGAAGAAGCTGCTTCTGCAAATGACTGTGGCAAAGACTACCCATGCAAGATGACCATGTGTGTGTATCTTttattcag AGGGGTTGCAAAGGAGATTGCGGTGAAGTCCTGCAATGCTCTTCTCCTCAAG GTACTCTGGCTTGGTAAGCCAATCCTTATTGTGGAAGATTGTGAAACCCATGAAAGTATGCATGGGTATCCGAGGATCGGCTGGGTTTTACCAGCGTACCTATGCAAAGTGAatttcaccatcttcatcaagCTGGATACATCAAGGATCTACAATATGTGTCCAACACTTGCTCCCAGTTTT GATCTTATTATGTCTGCTATGATGTTGCCTCTGGAATATTTTGATGCTTTCAAGCTGCAAATATACTTTTATGGGCTTATCTTCTAA
- the LOC127308005 gene encoding uncharacterized protein isoform X3, translating into MRAQRRRPPPSPSPGHSGSSAAIRRLPGPPMPCRFCPHLCLEFVFCSRWLVSWWSAFCLCEEAASANDCGKDYPCKMTMCVYLLFSIASRSCCCRWEKHRLALLSPQACLDFFIHGLHRSKSARGVAKEIAVKSCNALLLKVLWLGKPILIVEDCETHESMHGYPRIGWVLPAYLCKVNFTIFIKLDTSRIYNMCPTLAPSFVPGP; encoded by the exons ATGCGGGCGcagcgccgccgtccgccgccgtcgccgtcgcccggACACAGCGGGAGCAGCGCCGCCATCCGCCGCCTCCCTGGGCCACCGATGCCCTGCCGCTTCTGTCCTCACCTCTGCCTCGAGTTCGTCTTCTGTTCACGGTGGCTCGTGTCATGGTGGTCCGCG TTTTGTTTGTGTGAAGAAGCTGCTTCTGCAAATGACTGTGGCAAAGACTACCCATGCAAGATGACCATGTGTGTGTATCTTttattcag CATTGCCTCACGCTCATGCTGTTGTCGTTGGGAGAAGCATCGCCTCGCGTTGTTGAGCCCGCAGGCATGCCTAGATTTCTTCATTCATGGCTTGCATCGGTCCAAAAGTGCTAG AGGGGTTGCAAAGGAGATTGCGGTGAAGTCCTGCAATGCTCTTCTCCTCAAG GTACTCTGGCTTGGTAAGCCAATCCTTATTGTGGAAGATTGTGAAACCCATGAAAGTATGCATGGGTATCCGAGGATCGGCTGGGTTTTACCAGCGTACCTATGCAAAGTGAatttcaccatcttcatcaagCTGGATACATCAAGGATCTACAATATGTGTCCAACACTTGCTCCCAGTTTT GTACCTGGTCCGTAG